The nucleotide window GAGGCAGAGGTACTTCCTGCGGAGGGTGAGCTTTTCCCCTCCGTCCGTTTGCCCCGCTTGTGCATTCGGCTGGAAGAAGGACTCCACATGTAGGTTATCCACGTAGTAGTGCTCTCTGTAGAAGAAGTGGGCCCTGATCATCTCAATTTCGCCTTCAACCGCGCCCCTATTGGGGGTACCACTCCCCGGGGGTTCCCCCCCGATGAAGCCGAAACAGGCGAGCTTGCTCTTCGCCACCCTATGGATGTTCACACGGGAGGAGAAAACTTGCCCgctgtgcaaatttttgacAATTATGTGTAGGCTCCTCCCACTGGTGCCCTCCTTAATTTTTAGCACTTCCTCGGACACGATGTCGTAGCTTCGGCTCTGCTGAATTTGGtacccatttggggaaatCTCCACGTAGTTTTTCCTTATGCAGTTGGTTAGCCTCACACTGGTACTTCGCCTTATGGGGTGTCTTCCCTCCACATGTTTGCTTAGCAGCGAGGAGATTGTTACTCTTCTGCGGAGGGGAGACGCACGCAGGACGTGTCTCTTGGTGAGGGCTGTGCAGGAGAAGCGGTCACCATCGCTATATTTGGCATCGTCATGTACATTACCACTTTCATAGTCAGTATGGTTGTTCTTCCCTGCTGGGGGACGCTCCCTCCTGAGGATGAGCCGCACGAGGGCCCCTTCCGGGAAGTCTACCCCGTGAGGCAACAAGGAGAGCCACTCGTACACAAACACAGTGACGACGAAAAAGAGGGGCTTACATTTGTTCGGAAGCGCTATGATAACCCTCGTCTTGCCCACCTTCCCCTTCGTCCTCAGCTGCAGTTCTAACTCTCCCCTCCCATGTTTAACGTGTGCATGCTGCAAGTACCTCTCATCGAAGAATAGGTTAAAATGGCTAGTTTCTAAGATGCTTATCTTCTTCCCACTGTCCGAAAtgatatacaaatttttgctctcattttgatttttataCATGACGATGCCGCTGCTGACCATGTAGATTTGGCTACTGACAAGGTACTCCACGGCGatgtacttcttctcctctcctTGGCTGTTCACTCGcacgaagaaggaagaaacagATTTGCACgcagccttttttttatttaacagGATGAGAATTTCACTTGCGCATATGTCGTCGCTCGTGATGGTGATGCTCCTTCCAGGGGGATCTCTTCTGTCTACCCCGCCTTTCCCGGCCACTTcatcccctttttccactCCCGTCGGTTTCTCTTTCGGTCCTGCCCCTCCCTTTTccgccttcccccctttccgcCTCTTGGCCGGCTCGTCCCCCCCCAAATAGACGATCTCGAAGAAGTCTTCGCTGAGGAAGTACCACCAGTAGCACTTGTCCGGCGAGCCAGACCCGTAATAGCGCAGGTTCTTCTCGTCGTTTAGATTGTTAAACGAAATGATGTCACCGTAAAGgatatcattttttctgctctCTGTGAGGGACGCGAGGAGGTAGGCCAGAAGGAGCAGTCCcatctttatatatttttatatatatatatattttttttttttttttttttttttttttttccccttcgtccAATTTGTTACCGAGTTGGCTCTCCAAAATAGCTTAGCAGCGAGGTGGCCATCCCGCGCGGTCCATGTCAGGGGTAGATCCAGCAGGTGCCCGGTTCGACCATCTTTAGGCAGAATGGAGTGTACGCGTTCGTGTTcctgtgcgtgtgtgtggAGGGGGCACTCGTCGGTCACGCGCATGTGGAGCGCACGGCTAGGCGCGGCCGAGCCCAGTTGCTCTCCCCcaacagagaaaaaaaaaacacactagCATGGAGATGAGGGTGAAGATGGGGATACAGATGAACATGAGCATTAACATGCACATGCTCGTTCACACGCAGGGTGGCCGCTTTCCTAGCCTACAAGTGGGCCTGCTTCACCGCACCCGCCTCGGCAGCTGCCCAACCTCAAACTGCTTCCCTTTCGCGGCGAGCCCACACATTCGTCCGAACGTACCGCCCGGCATCTCTTCACTTTGGTGCGTTTTGGGGCAACACGACTGGTATACTCACATGGAGGTGCGTTTTGAGGCAACCGGATTGGTACACTCACGTggatttgtgttttttttggcgcatttttaaaaaaaaagggaaaaaatgccgcttaaaataaaagcgcGCAGTGCGCTGGGCgcgaaacagaaaaaaaaagtaaatggCAAACGGCAAAGTGCAAGCGGCCAAGTGAAAAGTGCAAAGTTGGTACCTCACAGATGGGGCGAACTGCGAATAAGCAGCGCTCCAACGAAGCGGGGGATAAGGTCCGGGAGGGTGCACCCCCACCGGCGTACCCCTCACGCCGTTAAGCAGCTACACCGTTACGGTGCTACCCCGCCGCTGCACCGCTACCCCGCTACACCTTGCGGAACTGGGCCTTGCTGGAGAAGTACTTGTTCTCGAGGGGGTCGGCCCGGGGGTTGGCGACGGAGGGGTTGAAGAGCTCGATGCCCTGCAGGGGGGTGAAGATCAGGGAGGACGACAGCCCCCCAGTTGCCCCGCTGGAGTGCACGGCGAGGTTCTTTTTCCTGCCCACAGTATTCACCTTCTGCTTAGACTGGTATTTCAACTTGGTAATATTTGAGTTTAGCAAAGCTGCATTTTGATCGGTGAAGGTGTAGAAATCTTCATTTGACTCGGGCCCAAATGGCAACCTATTAATTTGCTTCCTCAACTCTGTGatttccgttttttcttttaacttCCTATAGCGTTTGCCTCctctttttcgcttcctctTTTCATCCGGCATGGGTAGGattttcttctgcttcatTGGAGGTGGCTCTTGCAATTTTATCAAATGGTTTATTAGGTTCTCTCGCAGCAGCAACCCGTATTGTCCCTCGGAGTACTTCTTAAAGTAGTCCACTCGGGATGCTAGGCTACACTTGCCAGCTAGCAAACTGattgccttctttttaaacgCATCAGGGACGCTCTGCACAATTTCGGAGGTACTTAGAATTCCTATGCCGAAGGTCTTCCGCACGTTGCTGAGCCCAAGCACGGATTTCTTCGAGCTGCCTACCACTATAAGATTTTGAGATGATGTGATGGAGAGATTTTTTAAAGACCCCACGGAGCTAATCAGGCGAGCTGTTAGTGCACTGCCTAGCAGCATGGTCAAGTTGGGGGCGAGCAGAAACATCTTGCTCTCTAAGTACAGCAAAATCATTCGTCTGTTTTCGTTTAATTCCAGCGCTTCATTGCAGAAGGAGAGGCAGTTCTTCAGCGAGTGGTCAGATAGGTTTATCCCTGTGGTCATACTAGACGCGACGGTGATAGCCATAACAGTGGTGTTCGGCAAAATGTCCGAAAAATCAATGCTTTTCAAAtcgctttcgttttttattttactcaCCACGCTGATGTACTCCAGGGGGGTATACACTATGGAGTCCAGCTCCGGGAATTTCGTCGAGTAAATGTCCCTCACGTACTTGTGGATGTTTAGGATCTCCGTGTCGATTTGGATGATCAGCTCGATGCACTTCTCGATCAGCACTTCGTCGGCCTTCTTGGAGGGGGTGGCgttgggggaagcggcgtcCTCCCCCAGCTCATCCGCGTCTATGCCTCCTCCAGGTGCCTCCCCGTTTCTCCTTCGCTTCTTGGCCCGACGGGTTACTCCACCGTCTTCGTCAGCTTCGTCAGCTTCGCCATCCTCGCCGctcccctcctcctccatcACGTAGTCCCTGATGCTGCTCATCATCTTGAGGAAGTCCTCATCGTAGAGCAACTCAGATaccttcctctcctttttttttatcttttcgtTTAGGAACTCCTCAATCGCATCAACAATCTCTTCGTAGTCCCCCTCCTGGAACTTGGCCTCCTCCACGTGGCTGCCCTTTTCAGCTTCTCCTTGCCCaccttccttcttttctgtGCCAAAGTTGGCAAAGCTACTTTCTTCCTCAAACTCGAGGTCTTCCAGGTCCTGCAGAAATGTGTCCGCCAGGGTTGcctgcaaaaaggggggggggaagaaatagCCAAGCAGAGGAGACGAGACGTAGGCTTCGCCTCCACATACGCGTAGCATTGCCGCCATCCGATAGGCGAAGCAGCGTTATCCTTTCGCACGCAGCAAAGGGTCACCCTGGAAGGGGTGTTTTTCTCCAGGGCACCAACTAAAGAGATATGTTTGCAGCACTGTAAGGGTGTTCGCAGAGCTGTACCAATGTTGGACGGGAACTTACCATTTTGCTTGCCCTTCATATAAGTGTATACTCTCCTTTGGGCGGGTCCTCCTTCAGTGagccgctttcccccttttgggagCACACAGGGGGGGCGCAGTTTGGCAGGGATAAACGAAAGCGGCCCCCCCCAGCGTTTACTTACGAATTGGCATTGGGGGGCACCACGTTTTATGGCCTTCAAACAATTCAGCTCAGCTATCGGGTGGTGCGGCAAGTGATCCGCGGGGCCGCGTACTTTGTTATGCAGCACAATCGCCTCTCCCCttcgctgcttcccccccttcggaAGAATCTTTCAACGAATTGGAATTTCCGCTCTGGGTTCTCCAAAATGTGGGGCAGTCAAtttaggggaaaaaaaaaaaaaaaaaattcgcgtCAAAAGGTTGAGCGGcacttcgcaaaaaaaaaaataaaaaaaaaaaaaaataataaaataaaataaaaaaatatacataaataataccTAGCTATGTTCACATCGCAGCAAAATCGCAACGCCGACGTCGCGCGAACAAACCAAACCAACTTATAAGGTTCAACCGAAGAGAAACTTCCCCGCAAGGAGGCCACCAACCGAGGCATCCTCTTAGTAAAGGCGAGAACGCATCACAGTTGCGGTTGTTCACTTGGCACAACGTAAGCTAAGGAGATAGCGGAGGAAacgcgcccctttttttttcccataattGGATCACCACGCGGAGGAGAAACAGGGACTGGGGTAGCCCCCAAAGGGACgaataaaaggaaaactgCTCAGCAGAACAGTCGGGGGAGAGCGCAAATCGGTTTACCTAGGAGTATCGCGCAAGAGCCGCCCCCCCAACGGTTCACCCCGAAGTATCGCGGAGGAGCCGCCCCCCCAACGCAGCATGGAGGTGAAGATCCTGCACAGGAACCCGGAGGAGTACAAAAACAACCCGGGGGCCTCCACCTACAAGCATAGCAGAAGCGTGGACCCAAACATCCACCTCTTCCAAAGGGAAATAGAATATAAAAGGGCCCTAAATGCAACgaaaatagataaaatatttgccaAGCCGCTGGTAAAATGCTTGGATGGACACGACGATTCAGTCCGATCCCTCTGCGTGTCAAACAGGTCGCTAACGGACCTGTACAGCGGGAGTTGTAATGGCTTCATTAACATTTGGAATGTGCTCAATAAAacgttaattaaaaaggtgaaggCCCACGAGGGGTTCGTGAGGGGGCTGTGCGTCAGCCACGATGAGAAGTTCCTCTTCAGTTGCGGCGACGACAAGTATATTAAGCAGTGGGTTATCGAGAGGGGTAGTGGGGTGGGCGGCCACGAGGATGCCAGCAGCTTGGCCGCTGACGGGGGCATTGGCTCGAACAGTTTCGACGCGAACCGCTTTCCCGCGAACCGCTTTCCCGCCTCTCAACCTTCCCGGGGGGAGGGAGCACTTGTGGCCAGCCAGAACATGCAGAGGCTGAACCTCCTGTCCGACGAAGTGACGCCCAAAAAAATCTACGTCTGCAAAAGCGTGCCCAACAGCATCGACAAGCATTTCTCGGAGCCCCTAATCATATCAGGCAGCCAACACCTAGACGTCTGGGACTACTACAGGAACAATGCCATAGCTAGCTTCGATTACAACAGCGAGTACATTTATTATGTGAAGTTTAATTACGCCCAGAGGAACCTAGTGGGGTTAACCCTTTCGGATAATTCTATAGGGCTGGCTGATATTAGAGCCAAGACGCccatcaaaaaaatttttttaaaatacagaTGTAACGCTCTAAGCTGGAATAATATGAATCCAAAACAACTTGTCGTGGCAAATGAAGACTCGAATCTTTACACCTTTGACATGAGGCACTTAAAAACAGCTACTCTTGTGCACAAGGGGTTTGTAAATGCCGTGCTAGATGTGGATTACTCTCCCATTGGGAACAAATTCGTTGCTTGCTCATACGACAAGACAGTTAGATTGTTTCATAGTGACGAATCTAGGAGCTATGATGTTTACCACACGAAGAGAATGCAACATGTCCTCTGCTGCAAGTTTAGCTTAGACACCAAGTACGTCTACACCGGAAGCTCAGACATGTGTATTCGCATTTGGAAATCCTGTGCCCATGAGCCATCTGGGGTCTTATCAAACAAGGAGAAGCAAGCCATTAACTACCGAAacaagctgaaggagaagtacTCGTCGATGAAGGAGATCAGGCGCATCAGGGACCACCACCATGTGCCTGCGCTCATCAAAAGTATGTCAGACAAAAAGAAGGTGATGCTGGAGGCCAGGAAGCGCCGCGAGGGTAACAGAGTCAAGCACTCCAGGGACCCCCACCAGCTGCCCCTCccggagaagaaaaaaatattcgtcACGGAGCAGTAGTGCAGGGGGCGGTGGTGCCGCGTTCAGCGCGTTTAGCGCGGGTAGCGCGTGTATGGCGTATATCACGTTGGGGGGGCACTAAACATTGCTTCctcatcttcttcctcctcttcttctttttttacgttcTTCTTTCACCACTCGGTTGGCGCACATCATCTCAACCCCTTTCGCGTGATGTGCATTCGtagtttcatttttattttcccccttttgtggaacatgagaggggggaggggttcTCCCGAGTGCTCCGTGAGACACTCTCCTAATGCGGGGTGCGCTGCATCACTGAGCCCTTTGCAAATTCTTCCACATGTTTGTaacttttaaaacatttGTCATCTGCTACTGCTATATGCATGCGCGCACATCGCGTCTGCAGTTAATCCTTTTTATGTGAAGAAGCCCCCAATGGGGGTCCCTCCTTTTTCCACCTCCTTGGCGTATGCCCTCAATAGTAACTTGTAAGAAGCCCACCGCGGAGTGTTTCCACCATTCGGGGGGGAAGGGAGTCCACGTGGATGGCGAAAAGGACCACAAGGGGTAGGAAGCGCTGCAAAACGGTGCAAAAGGTCGCTCCTCTGTTCTTCAAACGGGTTGGCGATGCGGGCGATAAACATGGCCATACGCAACTCCGTCTAGCAGAAGACACACGTACGCGCAGCGCGCCGCTTCGTCACGCTGCCCTCGCTTTACAAAACGCTGACATTGTTGAGGATGTTCTTCAAGTCGAAATTTAGGAACCACCGGTTGTAGTTTGCTCGAATCTGCGAGGGGAGGAGGTGGGAAGTGGGTACGCGTGTGATCATATGATTGTAGGCAAGTGGGTACGCGTGTGATCATATGCCTGTAGGCGCGTGTGATCATATGCTTCTATGCGTGTTTGCTGGTGCCACTGGTGGGGGCCGCCTAAAGGGAGAGGGGCTCCGCAAACGGCGATGCTTCTCGAAGGGCGTACCATTCCGAGGAGGCTCCCCTGGAAGGCGGAAACCCTCTCAGGGGTTATATCCTCCAAGCTGCAAATCAAAACTTCGTTAATTTCCTGAGGGGGTAGAAGAGTGTGTATCGCATAAAAAGGGACGTTCCACATGTGGGCACACAGGTAAGTAAACGCGCTTATGCATACGAGGGGAATGCCAACATGCGCCTCTTTGTGCAACGTCCACACGTTTATCTCTCCGCATGCCATCACCCTTACGAGTGCTCACCTTATTCGCGGAGGGGATGCTAATGACGGAGGCGAACAACGTCTGGAAGAAGCGGCGAATATGTTTCCTCGCAGTGCCATCCCGCGTCAACACGTTAATGATAAGCATCCCATTGCTCTTCAAAAGACGCTTAACATCCCGAACGTTGACTTTATCCAAAAATTGTATCTGCGGACAAGTGACGTACACTTTGTACCCATCCATTTCGACATACGAATTTTGCGCATTGTTAATGTCCAGAAAAATTGCGTCGTAAAATTGAGAGTTACCATAATTCTTCACATAATCTTGCGAATcgttaataatataattcgtTTGGTGCTTTTGATTTTGCTCCACCTGTTCATCACAGAAAAGGGCGCAAAAAGATTTTACCGTCTCGTCAATTTCGACGACGTCTATGTGCAGGTGGAAATCTGCAAAAATGGACTTGAGTATGTTCGAGAAGACGTTGGTGCCTCCGCCCAAAATGAGGATGTTGAAAGAGGGAGGGGCCTCCTTGTGGCTGTCATTTATTAGGAAGAAGAGGCTGCAGCAGAAGCTTATGTGGTACTGGCTCGCCGATTCGACGTACTCGAAGTGGGGGCTCTCCCCCGCGGGGCACAGCGGTTGGcccaccgcttcacccgcCGCTTTGCTCACCACTTGGCTTATGGCTTCACCCCCCGGTTTGCTCACCACTTggccatttttcttcttctttgtccctttcttttccccccccagggtgTACACCAGCTCGGACTGCACCGTCAGCGGGTCGTACGAAAATATCATTTGCcgtttgtaaatttttttctcttcaaagTAGGCGCGCCTCTCCTGTTGGTTCTGCAGGAGGGCTCGCAGGGTTTCCTCCACGGGGTGCTGGCTCTGCGgttggcttcccccctctttgccgcttccctctttgccgctctcctctctgccgctcccccccccgtccGAGTCGAAATGCTCCGCCAGGAACTCCTCCGTCACGAGGACGTCCCGGATGATGATGCCGGACGCGTAGGGAGACTTCCTGTGGGCAACCACTCTGCAGTTCTTGACGCTTTCGTTTAGCACCATGATGGGGAAGTTGCCCGAATCGGGGAGGGCCACCTCgttcaaaatgtttttcaGCTCATTTTTGATGCACTCCAGCAGGACGTCCACCGAGTGCTCGCTGTGGAGCAGTTGGTTGTCAAGAAGTTGGTTCTCAAGAAGTTGGTTGGGAAGAAGTTGGTTGGGAAGAAGTTGGTTGGGAAGAAGTTGGTTTGGGGGGAGTTTActgttgccgcttccccctttacCGCTTCCCTCTTTGCCGCTTACCTGGCTGGGGGGGGCCAGAAAGTTCGACCGCATCACCAGGAGGAGCCGCCTGGTCCGGGCCTTGGAAGCCAACTCCTCGTTCCCCTCCGGTGTGCGGTAGAGCGAGTGAAACTCGTAGCCAAACGGGACAACCACAACGACGGTGTTGTAAGTGGCTCTCTCGGTGAACGAGTCGTAGACGACCACGTTGTAGTCACACCTATTGAGCTTCTTATTATAAATGTCTAGAACAgttctcttcccttttttaaaaatatgaagattTAAATTCCCCCTCGTTTCGTTAATTTCACTGGGTAATTTCCACAACGAAATGACATGGCTAGTCCCCATTTCTGGGTTAACCATTTTTGCCtcgaattttttcccccctttatCGGTTCGATAGAAGGCAAATACGAAGGGGTGGTACTTAAATTCGCTtgtgttttgttttataagaaaggggaaaacctcCAACATGATTTGCTCCCTGTACACGTTACGAACCACCTccttaattatataatactgGGCGAGAGTGATAACAAGGAATaggtccccctttttcaaatGCTTAAAGACAAGGGAGAAGTAACTCTCGGCATTCCTTCTGCAGatctcctcctcattttgatCGCACGATATATATGCATCTAGGAACGCTTTGTCGAAAAAGATTTTATAATCTACCCTTTTCTCCTGTGCCTCTTCTTCTAACTTGGCTAGGGCACGGTCAAACTGCTTAGCGTTGCTCAGGTCTATATTTAGGAACTGCATTTTCTCTCCgaactttttcttcatttttttgatcACCACATCTGAGTAGTCTATATTTACGATGTTACGGAAGCCGTCTTGGAAGAGTTCGTGGCTCAGGTGGGAGTTCCCGCACCCCAGGTTGATCAGCAGGCAGTTTTTGCTAACGGGCTGGTCGTCCGGTTGGCCGTCCGGTTGGCTATCCGGTTGGCCGTCCGGTTGGCCATCTGGTTGGCTATCTAGTTGGCTACCTGGATGGCTCCCCCCGGCGAGATAGCCCAGCCGCCCCCGTATGCACCGGTAGACGATGTGCCGCACATCCCCGTAGTTCCCATACCACTCGAAGTTCTTCTTGtcgaaaaattgaaagaagCTGTTCCAGTAGGCCCGGTCCCGAAAGTCGGAGAACCCAGCTGGCAGGACCTCCATGCGGCTGTCTCCCATCGGGCGCACGTTTGGAGGTGTCGCTCGAAGTTGCCGGTTTGAGCGGCCCCCACAGATTTGAGGAGATATGCGGAGATCTGCGCAGATGATTTGCTTGTACAAATGGagggaaggggggagcgaCAAGGAAGAGGACGCTCACTTCGCAAGGGAGCTTctcacaaaataaaataaaatataataaaatggcGCAGTGGAAAGGCGAATGATTATGGGGAGCTCATCCGTAGAATTCCCTCTTTGTATACCCCTTTAGGTTAACTTTAAAAGAGTGTGGAAGGTTACAGTATAATTTGCAGGCTTAAGCACACGCGAACCAACACAGCAAAGTACCCACTAACATACGgcgttttcctcctttgggGTGGAAGATGTAACGCTGAACTGGCTCAGCCAAAGTTGGTTTGATGGTTTGATGGTTTTACTCCTCGGATGAAGATCCGCCCCGCCTCACCAACTGAGGAACTCGTTACcttctttcttccccctcttgcGCCTCACCACTTTGACACCAAACGGGTATTGTACAGCGTGGGTTCGGTTGGCTAGCTGGCAGGACGAGGAATGGTTCCCCCATTTGTAGAATGACGCAAGCAAAATAGGCAAACAAAAGCAAAACGTAGAAACGATACGCATGCGCTGGAATATTTAGCGCTTCATACGTTAAAGAGAGTGTCCTCCACCCGGCAAGCATCTACCGGTAAGAAGTTATCGCCCCAAGTATATTGCATAGGAGCGAAGTGTGGctctgttccttttttttgtgcatctTCCACTGGGTTTACGGTACCACGCCAAGTACAAAATGGTGTAGGGCACGGTTAAACGCCATGCGGGTGGTGCGAGGAGTGTACATAGGCGATAGGTACGCGGCAGAGGGgaaacatgtttttttttcttctttttttcttctttttttttcttttttttttttttttttcccatttggtgagTTGCGTATGGTTATATTTCGTCATATGGGGATGGCCTCCTTTCGGCTTGGTCCGctttgccttcccctttctgctttcccctttctgctttccccttttgccggGGCTTCCGCGAAGAAATGGATTGCCGATCCGCATCTCTTGGGAACCCCCGCGACATCCCCTTTGTGCCCCTCAACATTTggtagccattttttcccgagtatgtgtttttcccccattttatgGAGGTGAAAGGAAAATCCCCCCGCTGCTCGCAGGCTAGCACATCGGTGGGTCCCGCGCTGTAGCAGCTCATTCAGTTGAAACGAGTTGGCACATTTGGGGCTTCCGTTTTGGAGGGCTCCCTCCCCCCGTGTAGTAGTGCCCTCACCACATTCTGCTGAACTCTTCGTGGGAGTGTCGCTTTGGCTGGTGCGAGTGCAAAGGTATAGCAGTGGCCACGCCGCGTCATTTGCAGCACACACGTTTGGGGGATCCCCGGCAGGTTGCCCCCGCTATCGTATTGGCGTCACACCGGCGCCATTTCGCCCCCCTGACATGACACCAAGATGGTAGCCCCGCTGCGCATCCTGCGGAAGGCGTGGAACGAGAAGTTGCTGCTCGAGAGGACCATATTCACGCAGGCGCTCAGGGGTGGTATAGGCAGCGGCATCAACAGTAGTAACATCGGGAGAAGCGGCACTGGGAGTGGCGGCACTGGGAGTGGCGGCACTGGGAGCGGTGGCACCGGGAGCGGGGCCCTCCCGTGGCCCCTCGCCAGGAGGAACATAAGCACCTCGAGGAGGTGGTTGAACCAGGACCCCTACAGCGTGCTGGGCCTATCCCGAAACGCCACGACGAATGAAATTAAGAAGCAGTTCCGCTTGCTGGCCAAGAAGTATCACCCAGATATAAACCCCTCCCCAGAcgcgaagcaaaaaatggcctCCATAACAGCAGCATATGAGCTTCTGTCTGACccgaagaaaaaagaattttacgACAAAACAGGAATGACAGATGAAATGAATTACGATGGACATGGCTCCTCCGGATCTGCCTCTAACTTTGAAGGAGCCTTTTCCGGGTTTGGAGATGCCTCCTTCATGTTCACCGATTTTGCAGAAATGTTTAGCAACATGGCTGGGGGGAAGACCACGTCCTCCACCAGGGGAGAAGATATCCAAACGGAAATTACCCTCAAGTTTATGGAGGCCATAAAAGGGTGCGAAAAAAACATCCGTTTAAACGTCAAAGTGTCATGTGGCAGCTGTAACGGCTCGGGAAAAAAACCGGGGACGAACTTAACGATTTGTAAAGTGTGTAACGGCTCGGGGATTCAAAGGATCGAGAGGGGGCCCATCATTATTGGAGTCCCTTGCAGAAACTGCTCAGGAAATGGGCAAATTATTAACAACCCGTGTAAGGAGTGCTCTGGAAGCGGGGTGAAATTTCAAACCAAAAATATTACCCTAGATATCCCCCcgggaattaaaaagggaatgcAAATGAGGATCCCAAATCAGGGGCACTCAGGTTAtagaggagggaaaaacggGCACCTATTTGTTACTATTAACATCGAACCTCATAAGATCTTCAAATGGGTCGATGACAATATTCATGTGGAGGTCCCTTTAACCATGAAGCAGTGCCTTCTCGGAGGGGTCATCAAGGTCCCCACGCTTAATGGAGATATGGACCTCCTCATCAGGCCCAAAACGTATCCCAGCTCGGAGAGAGTTCTTAAAGGAAAAGGCCCTTGTAAGGTAGACTCGCATACCAATGGGGACTTGATAGTAAAATTTAGTTTGAAGATCCCAGACAGGTTGACGCCCCGGCAGGTCGAGTTGATTGAGGAGTTCAATCGGATTGAGATGAACCAGGGCCGGGACGACTCCGCGGAGAGGGCCAGCCAGGGTAGTGGCGGTAACAGCGGTAACAGCGGCGGGGGTGGCGGAAGCGGTGACAACCGGGACAGCCGCGCCGGTGTACGCACCTCCCGTGAAGCCGGAGCCGCCAAGGGCGCGGGGAATCACATCCCCGAACCGCCACCCAttgcgcagaaaaaaaagagcaacgGCAGCAACTGGGAGGGCAAGAGCGACTCCAACGTGCCCAttccgccgccccccccgaaATCGACGAGGCAGGGTGGAGAAGCAAACAGGGGAGAAGCCCACCGGGGAGAGGCCCCCGCAGAGGTGAACAAAGACACACGGTTGCACAATAGCGTTCATACGGCGCACTCCAGGGAGGACGGCTCCGCAAGGCACTCGAGCAGTACCAATATGAGCACGAAAAACGCAGGTAGTTCCTCCTATAAAATGGACGACGCAGCGAATAGGGTAAACTCCCCCGGTGTAGGAGCCCCCCCCGATAATACCACCAAGGGGAGTGAACAGCCAGCCGATTCGTACCACCCAAGTGGGACGGACGCCAGAGGGGGGaattcctcctccacctttTCCTGCGCCAAGAAATGGATATCAGACAGGTTGAGGCCCAAAAGTTAGGGTTTTTCCCCTGGCCTTCCTTGGCAgccttcttcccccatttttgtttttaaccCTCTCCCCCTGAAACGCAGCACCGTTGCGCGAGTTCGCGGCGTGCATG belongs to Plasmodium vivax chromosome 3, whole genome shotgun sequence and includes:
- a CDS encoding chaperone DNAJ protein, putative (encoded by transcript PVX_000775A) — encoded protein: MVAPLRILRKAWNEKLLLERTIFTQALRGGIGSGINSSNIGRSGTGSGGTGSGGTGSGGTGSGALPWPLARRNISTSRRWLNQDPYSVLGLSRNATTNEIKKQFRLLAKKYHPDINPSPDAKQKMASITAAYELLSDPKKKEFYDKTGMTDEMNYDGHGSSGSASNFEGAFSGFGDASFMFTDFAEMFSNMAGGKTTSSTRGEDIQTEITLKFMEAIKGCEKNIRLNVKVSCGSCNGSGKKPGTNLTICKVCNGSGIQRIERGPIIIGVPCRNCSGNGQIINNPCKECSGSGVKFQTKNITLDIPPGIKKGMQMRIPNQGHSGYRGGKNGHLFVTINIEPHKIFKWVDDNIHVEVPLTMKQCLLGGVIKVPTLNGDMDLLIRPKTYPSSERVLKGKGPCKVDSHTNGDLIVKFSLKIPDRLTPRQVELIEEFNRIEMNQGRDDSAERASQGSGGNSGNSGGGGGSGDNRDSRAGVRTSREAGAAKGAGNHIPEPPPIAQKKKSNGSNWEGKSDSNVPIPPPPPKSTRQGGEANRGEAHRGEAPAEVNKDTRLHNSVHTAHSREDGSARHSSSTNMSTKNAGSSSYKMDDAANRVNSPGVGAPPDNTTKGSEQPADSYHPSGTDARGGNSSSTFSCAKKWISDRLRPKS